In the Enterococcus saigonensis genome, one interval contains:
- a CDS encoding class I SAM-dependent methyltransferase, which translates to MMKNIYDNENFFYKYSQMSRSQKGLAGAGEWQTFQKLLPNFNGKSVLDLGCGYGWHCLYAAEHGAKNITGVDLSQKMLTVARQKTKAYPIHYVQDDIATVSFLADSFDIVISSLAIHYVADFASLIANIKKYLKPEGILLFSVEHPAFTAEGSEDWYYDVQGNKLHYPLDNYFTEGLRETNFLEEKVVKYHRTLTTYLQTLLKNNFILLDVVEPMPPKDMLCEPGMKDELRRPMMLLVKAKNKKS; encoded by the coding sequence ATAATGAAAAACATCTATGATAACGAGAATTTTTTCTATAAATATAGCCAAATGTCCCGTAGCCAAAAAGGATTAGCCGGTGCAGGCGAGTGGCAAACATTCCAAAAATTATTGCCTAATTTTAATGGCAAATCAGTTTTGGATCTTGGCTGCGGCTATGGGTGGCACTGTCTTTATGCCGCTGAACACGGTGCAAAGAATATAACTGGCGTTGATTTATCACAGAAAATGTTGACAGTAGCCAGACAAAAAACAAAAGCGTACCCTATCCACTATGTACAAGATGATATTGCAACAGTTTCATTTCTGGCAGATTCTTTTGATATTGTCATTAGCTCTTTAGCAATTCATTATGTCGCTGACTTTGCTAGTTTAATTGCCAATATCAAAAAATATTTAAAACCTGAGGGAATTTTGCTTTTTTCAGTGGAACATCCTGCTTTCACCGCAGAAGGATCAGAAGATTGGTACTATGATGTTCAGGGAAATAAGTTACATTATCCCCTTGACAATTATTTTACCGAAGGCTTACGTGAAACGAATTTTTTAGAGGAAAAAGTTGTGAAGTATCATCGCACGCTAACAACGTATTTGCAAACTTTGTTGAAAAACAATTTTATCCTTTTGGATGTGGTAGAACCTATGCCACCAAAAGATATGCTTTGTGAGCCGGGAATGAAAGATGAATTACGGCGTCCTATGATGTTACTTGTAAAGGCAAAAAATAAAAAAAGTTAA
- a CDS encoding YjjG family noncanonical pyrimidine nucleotidase, whose amino-acid sequence MNYSTLLFDLDDTLLDFKAAEDHALQELFNTMNTTLTPEIKKYYKTMNRHLWADYEQGKISRQEVTDSRFKKLFANLGKNVDGSQLDQKYRHYLTQGHQLLGNSRRIIADLANKADLYVVTNGVSKTQYKRLEDAKLLPYFKDIFVSEDTGYQKPMPEYFDYVAKRIPHFVAQKALVIGDSLTSDIKGANNAGLDSVWLNPEAKQLLPDVKPTYEVKDLEQLYPILGTSFDEKA is encoded by the coding sequence ATGAATTATTCCACCTTGCTATTTGATTTAGATGATACCTTGTTAGACTTTAAGGCCGCTGAAGATCATGCCTTACAAGAGCTTTTTAACACTATGAATACCACCTTGACACCAGAAATAAAAAAATATTACAAGACGATGAACCGTCACTTATGGGCAGATTATGAACAAGGAAAAATAAGCCGTCAAGAAGTAACAGACAGTCGTTTTAAAAAATTATTTGCTAATTTAGGTAAAAATGTTGATGGCTCCCAACTTGACCAAAAGTATCGCCACTATTTAACGCAAGGTCATCAATTATTAGGTAATAGCCGCCGGATTATTGCTGATCTGGCAAACAAAGCAGATTTATACGTGGTCACAAATGGTGTCTCCAAAACCCAATACAAGCGTTTAGAAGATGCCAAACTTCTTCCTTATTTTAAAGACATTTTTGTTTCTGAAGATACTGGCTATCAAAAACCAATGCCAGAATATTTTGACTACGTGGCAAAACGTATCCCGCATTTTGTTGCGCAAAAGGCATTGGTAATCGGGGATTCTTTAACTTCTGATATTAAAGGAGCCAATAATGCTGGTTTAGATAGTGTCTGGTTAAATCCTGAAGCAAAACAATTACTGCCAGATGTCAAACCAACTTATGAAGTTAAGGACTTAGAGCAACTCTATCCTATTTTAGGCACCTCATTTGACGAAAAAGCATAG
- a CDS encoding MATE family efflux transporter produces MKEIRGYVARSVLSTFGLSLYILADTFFIANGVGTLGLTALNIALPLFNLLNGLGLLLGMGGATLFVLKGGKGNYFSQLLITGMGVGLFFTFLGVTAATSLASLLGASLETLQLTTTYLRFILIMAPFFICNNLVLAFIRNDNNPQLAMKAMLFSSLFNIIFDYIFVFFLHMGMAGAALATVLSPVLSLMILSTHRKKNNRHLFWQPTLPQLKTISRSAQLGLASFLTEMSTGISILVFNQVLLTLSGDIAVAAYGVLANILLVGLSLFTGVAQGIQPLISQAAAKKERAKVFSYLRYGFKVSLSLALLLYLIVTIFKFPIVGLFNRENNIVLTQLATNGIQIYFLALLGACLNIVFSIFFSAVGYAKQSFTVAVLRGYVLILPLVVLLGKNFGIIGVWSSLPLSEFFTLLLASLLFVQVKKSYRQNISF; encoded by the coding sequence ATGAAAGAAATTAGAGGTTATGTTGCGCGCAGTGTTTTAAGCACTTTTGGGTTATCTTTGTATATTTTAGCAGACACCTTTTTTATCGCAAACGGTGTAGGAACACTCGGTTTAACTGCTCTTAATATTGCTTTACCTCTCTTCAACTTATTAAATGGACTGGGGTTACTTTTGGGAATGGGAGGCGCGACGTTATTTGTCTTAAAAGGTGGAAAAGGAAACTATTTTTCCCAGCTACTAATTACCGGCATGGGAGTAGGCCTGTTCTTTACTTTCTTAGGAGTGACCGCTGCTACTTCTTTAGCTTCTTTACTTGGAGCTAGTTTAGAAACACTGCAGCTGACGACCACGTATTTGCGTTTTATTTTAATCATGGCACCTTTTTTTATCTGTAATAATTTAGTTCTGGCCTTCATTCGAAATGACAATAATCCCCAACTTGCAATGAAAGCGATGCTATTTTCTAGTCTCTTCAATATTATTTTTGATTATATTTTTGTGTTTTTCTTGCATATGGGAATGGCTGGTGCTGCGTTAGCTACTGTATTATCTCCTGTTTTAAGTTTAATGATTTTAAGCACCCATCGAAAAAAAAACAACCGCCATTTATTTTGGCAACCTACATTGCCCCAATTAAAAACGATTAGTCGTAGCGCACAATTGGGCTTAGCCTCTTTTTTGACTGAAATGAGTACAGGTATTAGTATTTTAGTTTTCAATCAAGTCCTACTTACCTTAAGCGGTGATATTGCTGTGGCAGCCTATGGTGTTTTAGCCAATATATTATTGGTCGGCTTGTCTTTGTTTACTGGTGTTGCTCAGGGAATTCAACCGTTAATCTCACAAGCAGCAGCAAAAAAAGAAAGAGCAAAAGTTTTTAGTTATTTACGTTACGGTTTCAAAGTTAGTCTGTCTTTAGCCTTATTACTATATCTAATAGTCACTATTTTTAAATTTCCAATTGTGGGATTGTTCAACAGAGAAAATAATATCGTTTTAACACAACTTGCAACCAACGGAATACAAATTTACTTTTTAGCCTTGTTAGGTGCCTGCCTTAATATTGTTTTTAGTATTTTCTTTTCCGCAGTTGGTTATGCAAAACAATCCTTCACAGTGGCCGTATTGCGGGGCTATGTACTAATTCTTCCGTTAGTAGTTTTACTAGGGAAAAACTTCGGTATAATCGGTGTCTGGAGCAGTTTACCTTTAAGTGAATTTTTCACTTTATTGCTTGCCAGCCTATTATTCGTACAAGTAAAAAAAAGTTATCGCCAAAATATTTCTTTCTAA
- the rpsO gene encoding 30S ribosomal protein S15 — MAISKERKNEIMTKFARHEGDTGSPEVQIAVLTEEINHLNEHARVHKKDHHSYRGLMKKVGHRRNLLAYLRKTDVQRYRELIQALGLRR, encoded by the coding sequence ATGGCAATTTCAAAAGAACGTAAAAACGAAATCATGACAAAATTTGCACGCCACGAAGGCGACACTGGTTCTCCAGAAGTGCAAATCGCTGTGTTGACTGAAGAGATCAACCACTTGAATGAACACGCACGCGTCCACAAAAAAGACCACCATTCTTATCGTGGTTTGATGAAAAAAGTTGGTCATCGTCGTAACTTGTTAGCTTACTTACGTAAAACTGACGTTCAACGTTATCGCGAATTGATCCAAGCTTTAGGATTGCGTCGTTAG
- the pnp gene encoding polyribonucleotide nucleotidyltransferase, translated as MTKQVFKTTWGGRVLQVEVGQLAKQANGAVLVRYGDTVVLSAAVASKEAKDTDFFPLTINYEEKMYAVGKIPGGFIKREGRPSTDATLTARLIDRPIRPMFAEGFRNEVQVTNIVMSVEQDCSPAMAAMLGSSLALSISDIPFDGPIAGVEVGRVNGEYVLNPTVDQAEKTDIELSVAGTKQAINMVESGAKEVSEDDMLGALLFGFDAIKELVAFQEEIVAAVGKEKMEVKLLQVDPELKQDIYENYYSVMKTAVMTEEKLAREDEIEKVKETVKEVYAEKFANVETEDLVQITKEIKQVAEDLEKDVVRELITIDKIRPDGRKLDEIRQLSSEVGLLPRVHGSGLFTRGQTQALSACTLAPLGEHQIIDGLGVEESKRFIHHYNFPQFSVGSTGRAGSPGRREIGHGALGERALAQVIPSETDFPYTIRLVAEVLESNGSSSQASICAGTLALMDAGVPIKAPVAGIAMGLVSDGENYTILTDIQGLEDHLGDMDFKVAGTKDGITALQMDIKIQGITEQILREALAQAKKARFEILEELTSTLAQPREELSPYAPKIEMIQIDPEKIKVVIGKGGDTINGIIEETGVKIDIDQEGKVSIASADAQMIQKAIKIIEELTKEVKVGEVYLGKVVRIEKFGAFVNLIKGKDGLVHISQLANERVNNVEDVVKLGDEVLVKVTEIDRQGRINLSRKALLKDDKKEETK; from the coding sequence ATGACAAAGCAAGTATTCAAAACAACTTGGGGCGGACGTGTTTTACAAGTTGAAGTCGGTCAATTAGCCAAACAAGCCAATGGTGCAGTTTTAGTACGCTATGGCGACACAGTGGTATTAAGTGCTGCTGTTGCTTCAAAAGAAGCAAAAGACACAGACTTTTTCCCATTGACTATTAATTATGAAGAAAAAATGTATGCCGTTGGTAAAATCCCTGGTGGTTTTATTAAACGTGAAGGTCGTCCTTCTACGGATGCAACATTGACAGCGCGTTTAATTGACCGTCCAATTCGTCCGATGTTTGCAGAAGGTTTTCGTAATGAAGTGCAAGTAACCAATATTGTAATGAGTGTGGAACAAGATTGTTCACCTGCAATGGCTGCTATGTTAGGCTCATCTTTAGCATTGTCTATTTCAGATATTCCATTTGATGGACCAATTGCCGGTGTTGAAGTTGGTCGTGTTAATGGAGAATATGTGTTAAATCCAACTGTTGATCAAGCGGAAAAAACAGATATTGAATTAAGCGTAGCAGGAACAAAACAAGCGATTAACATGGTTGAATCTGGTGCTAAAGAAGTCTCAGAAGATGATATGTTAGGCGCGTTGCTATTTGGTTTTGACGCAATTAAAGAATTGGTTGCCTTCCAAGAAGAAATTGTTGCAGCTGTTGGCAAAGAAAAAATGGAAGTTAAACTTTTACAAGTTGATCCAGAATTAAAACAAGATATTTATGAAAACTACTACAGCGTGATGAAAACAGCTGTTATGACAGAAGAAAAACTAGCTCGTGAGGATGAAATTGAGAAAGTAAAAGAAACTGTTAAAGAAGTTTATGCAGAAAAATTTGCCAATGTTGAAACCGAAGACTTGGTTCAAATTACAAAAGAAATCAAGCAAGTAGCAGAAGATTTGGAAAAAGACGTAGTACGAGAACTAATCACAATTGATAAGATTCGTCCAGATGGTCGTAAGTTAGATGAAATTCGTCAACTTTCCTCAGAAGTTGGTTTACTGCCACGGGTTCATGGTTCTGGTCTATTTACACGGGGACAAACACAAGCTTTATCTGCTTGTACTTTAGCACCACTAGGCGAACATCAAATTATTGATGGTCTTGGTGTAGAAGAGTCTAAACGTTTCATTCATCATTATAATTTCCCACAGTTTTCAGTTGGTTCAACTGGTCGGGCAGGCTCTCCTGGTCGTCGTGAAATTGGTCATGGGGCTTTAGGCGAACGGGCCTTAGCACAAGTAATTCCAAGTGAAACAGATTTTCCTTATACTATTCGTTTAGTTGCTGAAGTTTTAGAATCTAATGGTTCTTCTTCACAAGCCAGTATCTGTGCTGGAACATTGGCATTAATGGATGCCGGCGTACCGATTAAAGCACCTGTTGCTGGCATTGCGATGGGCTTAGTTTCCGACGGTGAAAATTATACAATCTTGACAGATATTCAAGGTTTAGAAGATCACTTAGGCGATATGGACTTTAAAGTTGCGGGCACAAAAGATGGTATTACGGCGCTACAAATGGATATTAAAATTCAAGGTATTACGGAACAAATTTTACGCGAAGCATTAGCACAAGCGAAAAAAGCCCGTTTTGAAATCTTGGAAGAATTAACTTCAACCTTGGCACAACCTCGCGAAGAGTTGAGTCCGTATGCACCGAAGATTGAAATGATTCAAATCGATCCAGAAAAAATCAAAGTGGTTATTGGTAAAGGCGGCGATACCATTAACGGTATCATTGAAGAAACAGGCGTTAAGATTGATATTGATCAAGAAGGTAAAGTTTCAATTGCCTCAGCTGATGCACAAATGATACAAAAAGCCATTAAGATTATTGAAGAGTTAACGAAAGAAGTAAAAGTTGGTGAAGTTTACTTGGGTAAAGTCGTTCGAATTGAAAAATTCGGTGCCTTCGTTAACTTAATCAAAGGGAAAGATGGTTTGGTTCATATTTCGCAACTTGCAAACGAACGGGTAAACAACGTAGAAGATGTTGTGAAATTAGGAGACGAAGTTTTAGTTAAAGTAACCGAAATTGATCGTCAAGGACGTATTAATTTATCCCGTAAAGCTTTATTGAAAGACGATAAAAAAGAAGAAACTAAATAA
- a CDS encoding 50S ribosomal protein L25/general stress protein Ctc: MAVKLNVEKRAIRPRSLRNKLRHEGKVPAVVNGYQIESTPVAVDAAALEKIYREHGANAVIVLSIDGKNVNTLVRGTQSDTFTKKLTHVEFLSVNMTEETEVEAEVLLVGEAAGVKAGGVLTQTLYNVVVSATPDKLPERIEVDVTALEIGDALAVADLPKDADFTIVTDPEEQIVAVSEAQVAEEEDSEDAAPEAPAEAE, from the coding sequence ATGGCAGTAAAATTAAATGTAGAAAAAAGAGCAATTCGTCCCCGTTCCCTTCGCAATAAATTGCGTCACGAAGGTAAAGTTCCAGCAGTTGTAAATGGTTACCAAATTGAAAGTACGCCAGTTGCAGTGGATGCAGCAGCTCTTGAAAAAATCTACCGTGAACACGGTGCCAATGCTGTTATCGTATTAAGCATTGACGGTAAAAACGTGAACACATTAGTCCGCGGCACACAATCAGATACTTTTACTAAAAAATTAACACACGTAGAATTTTTGTCAGTCAATATGACAGAAGAAACAGAAGTAGAAGCCGAAGTATTACTTGTCGGTGAAGCAGCAGGGGTCAAAGCTGGTGGCGTGTTAACACAAACATTGTATAATGTTGTTGTTTCAGCAACACCTGATAAGTTGCCAGAACGCATTGAAGTTGATGTTACAGCACTTGAAATCGGTGACGCACTAGCAGTTGCTGATTTACCAAAAGATGCTGACTTCACCATCGTAACTGATCCGGAAGAACAAATTGTAGCGGTGAGCGAAGCACAAGTTGCTGAAGAAGAAGATAGCGAAGATGCAGCTCCAGAAGCACCGGCTGAAGCTGAATAA
- a CDS encoding GlsB/YeaQ/YmgE family stress response membrane protein, with the protein MLELFWSLVVGSALGLLAGVIIGNDVRSGFLGYMVTGFLGSWVGRIFLGPTGPEIGGFYVIPALVGSVMCLAVCSYLLQKIRQLGFY; encoded by the coding sequence ATGCTGGAATTATTTTGGTCTTTAGTAGTTGGCAGTGCTTTAGGTCTATTGGCTGGAGTAATTATAGGAAATGATGTCCGTAGCGGTTTTTTAGGCTATATGGTGACAGGTTTTTTAGGTAGCTGGGTTGGGCGGATTTTTCTTGGTCCTACTGGTCCAGAAATTGGCGGCTTTTATGTAATCCCTGCTCTAGTCGGTTCAGTCATGTGTCTGGCTGTCTGCTCATACCTCTTGCAAAAAATTCGTCAACTGGGATTTTACTAA
- a CDS encoding helix-turn-helix domain-containing protein: MVYQCLLEKDERLIWQIYLLKRRGGFISYERLQKEFSFTIKKFHGLCDWWTEIEEKKAVGICFIIQNTGIEIKIANYFCEARLWQHLLLESLTFQLLWQKLNDPLISITELSQQHYIARKTVSRRLETLQPLWENFNLRLDDNFQNCLMGMESQKRYLILQLKKMQLLSYEQKSYELLCFMQKVSEKRKNFGFNISAMETKILHSRAPQLAYQLDEKGWQFLLQQVLGAEIWLPKSYSKFLMALEKEPQLRSLLLADKKAIYRYHLCLQLFYGESWEEFFTPQTYLPETYLIQELSGIYVNKYALFTRKHTNILNGYNFLLKKKLSTLELRKV; encoded by the coding sequence ATGGTTTATCAATGCTTGTTAGAAAAAGATGAACGATTGATTTGGCAAATTTATTTATTAAAACGAAGAGGTGGCTTTATTTCCTATGAGCGATTACAAAAAGAGTTCAGCTTTACTATAAAAAAATTTCATGGTTTATGTGATTGGTGGACAGAAATTGAAGAAAAAAAAGCAGTGGGTATTTGTTTTATAATTCAAAATACTGGGATAGAAATCAAGATTGCCAATTATTTTTGTGAAGCTCGTTTATGGCAGCATCTTTTGTTAGAGAGTCTAACATTTCAGCTATTATGGCAAAAATTAAATGATCCATTAATCTCGATTACTGAACTTTCGCAGCAGCATTATATTGCGCGCAAAACTGTCTCGCGGCGCTTGGAAACATTGCAGCCGTTGTGGGAAAATTTCAATTTGCGTCTAGATGATAATTTTCAAAATTGTCTTATGGGAATGGAAAGCCAGAAACGATATTTGATTTTACAATTAAAAAAGATGCAACTTCTATCTTATGAGCAGAAAAGTTATGAATTGTTATGTTTTATGCAGAAAGTTAGTGAGAAAAGGAAAAATTTTGGTTTTAACATATCCGCAATGGAAACAAAAATTTTACATAGTCGTGCGCCACAACTAGCTTATCAGCTTGATGAAAAAGGCTGGCAATTTTTGTTGCAACAAGTATTAGGGGCAGAAATTTGGTTGCCTAAAAGTTATTCTAAATTTTTAATGGCATTGGAAAAAGAGCCACAATTACGCTCACTTTTATTAGCGGATAAAAAAGCCATTTATCGCTATCATCTTTGTTTGCAACTTTTTTATGGTGAGAGCTGGGAGGAGTTTTTTACACCACAAACTTATTTACCCGAAACGTATTTGATACAAGAGCTCAGTGGCATTTATGTGAATAAGTACGCCCTCTTCACGCGTAAACATACCAATATTCTTAATGGCTACAATTTTTTATTAAAAAAGAAACTTTCCACTTTAGAATTAAGAAAAGTATAA
- the udk gene encoding uridine kinase, whose protein sequence is MTKNKPIIIGVTGGSGSGKTSVSRAIFNNFPDHSIMMLEQDSYYKDQSNLSFEERLNTNYDHPFAFDTDLLIEHIKKLMCYEAIQKPVYDYVAHTRSKATLVQEPKEVIILEGILILEDERLRDLMDIKIYVDTDDDIRIIRRIKRDMEERGRTLDSVIEQYLSVVKPMYHQFIEPTKRYADIIVPEGGENHVAVDLITTKVASYLS, encoded by the coding sequence ATGACAAAGAACAAGCCCATCATTATTGGTGTGACTGGTGGCTCTGGTAGTGGTAAAACCAGTGTCAGCCGGGCAATTTTCAATAATTTTCCCGACCATTCGATCATGATGCTGGAACAAGATTCTTACTACAAAGATCAAAGTAATTTAAGCTTTGAAGAACGTTTGAACACAAACTACGATCATCCTTTTGCTTTTGATACCGATCTTTTAATCGAACACATCAAAAAATTGATGTGTTATGAAGCAATTCAAAAACCTGTTTATGACTATGTAGCTCATACACGTAGCAAAGCAACTCTCGTACAAGAACCAAAAGAAGTCATTATTTTAGAAGGAATTTTAATTTTAGAAGATGAACGTCTACGAGACTTAATGGATATTAAAATTTATGTGGACACAGATGATGATATTCGAATCATCCGTCGTATCAAACGCGATATGGAAGAACGAGGGCGTACTCTTGATTCTGTCATTGAACAATATTTATCTGTAGTAAAACCAATGTATCATCAATTTATTGAACCAACCAAACGCTATGCTGATATCATCGTGCCTGAAGGTGGAGAAAATCACGTCGCAGTTGACTTAATCACGACAAAAGTGGCAAGCTATTTGTCGTAA
- a CDS encoding DUF960 domain-containing protein, producing the protein MFEVFDKKRSRFASVGVVSSMPGELIDSIWFIIDLDLKGVVPLNNLIAFELLNHDGKVTMHFSQENSEVEMDIDLPFPFSYELPQEVYAYDDGKQQTILLPSETNR; encoded by the coding sequence TTGTTTGAAGTATTTGATAAAAAACGTAGCCGCTTTGCTTCTGTTGGCGTTGTTTCCAGTATGCCAGGAGAATTAATTGACAGCATTTGGTTTATTATCGACCTTGATTTAAAAGGGGTAGTACCTTTAAATAATTTAATCGCTTTTGAATTACTTAATCACGATGGCAAAGTAACAATGCATTTTTCACAAGAGAATAGTGAGGTTGAAATGGATATTGACTTACCATTTCCATTTTCTTATGAATTGCCACAAGAAGTTTATGCTTATGATGATGGCAAACAGCAAACAATATTGTTGCCAAGTGAAACAAATCGTTAG
- a CDS encoding acetyl-CoA carboxylase biotin carboxyl carrier protein subunit has product MLRKFKISIDGKEYLVEMEELGVPAVQEERATTSVTEPKPAPTLPTMMPPQAKNSTVSSESQLLTAPMPGTILKLLVNPGESVSANQPVMILEAMKMENEIVAPTDGHVAEILVQVGTIVNASDPLISFN; this is encoded by the coding sequence ATGTTACGAAAGTTTAAAATTTCAATTGATGGCAAGGAATATTTAGTCGAAATGGAAGAGTTGGGAGTGCCAGCTGTGCAAGAAGAAAGGGCAACAACGAGTGTTACAGAACCAAAGCCTGCACCAACTTTGCCAACAATGATGCCCCCGCAAGCAAAAAATTCGACAGTTTCTTCAGAAAGTCAGTTGTTGACAGCTCCCATGCCAGGTACAATTTTAAAATTACTAGTAAATCCTGGCGAATCTGTTAGTGCCAATCAACCGGTAATGATTTTAGAAGCTATGAAAATGGAAAATGAAATTGTAGCCCCAACAGATGGACATGTTGCTGAAATTTTAGTGCAAGTTGGAACAATCGTCAACGCGAGTGATCCTTTGATCTCCTTTAATTAA